A window of the Dongshaea marina genome harbors these coding sequences:
- a CDS encoding DUF1353 domain-containing protein produces MQGIAYKKGYKYQLSRDYSLQIGLNPEQPINTRYITLSTEGELLIKAGYAWDGPSGPTLDTQNFMRGSLVHDALYQLMREQLLPPNCKEDADRLLQQQCLEDGMSRLRAWWVYRAVHYFGKSSTDPANKRPTLYAPESYQRQMTEEGNQSPETEAES; encoded by the coding sequence ATGCAAGGGATTGCCTACAAGAAGGGCTACAAGTATCAACTCAGCCGGGATTACTCACTACAGATCGGGCTCAATCCCGAGCAGCCTATCAACACCCGATATATTACCCTGTCGACAGAGGGTGAGCTGCTGATTAAGGCCGGTTATGCCTGGGATGGCCCCTCGGGCCCGACCCTGGATACCCAAAACTTCATGCGTGGCTCCCTGGTTCACGATGCCCTCTATCAACTGATGCGCGAGCAACTTCTGCCCCCCAACTGTAAAGAGGATGCAGACAGGCTGTTACAGCAGCAGTGCCTCGAAGACGGAATGTCACGGCTTCGCGCCTGGTGGGTATACCGGGCGGTGCACTACTTTGGCAAATCCTCCACCGATCCGGCCAACAAGCGACCAACTCTCTACGCTCCCGAAAGTTACCAACGGCAGATGACTGAAGAGGGTAACCAAAGCCCCGAGACCGAAGCGGAAAGTTAA
- a CDS encoding BUD32 family EKC/KEOPS complex subunit, translating to MITLDGGKNLQHELERGDNPGYWMEQTMQALGSLHRAGVAHGRPALRDITCNEAHTVCFLDLEEYVDNPTPAVMARDFLILLNEFFRAPKVDPQAIGQAICNWRDLAPDSAWLCALKLHKRFHWVRHIARLILRFKDNEESKRIIQTIAALDPYQQGK from the coding sequence ATGATCACCCTGGATGGCGGGAAAAACCTGCAGCATGAGCTGGAACGGGGGGATAACCCGGGTTACTGGATGGAGCAAACCATGCAGGCACTGGGCAGCCTGCACCGTGCCGGGGTCGCCCATGGCCGCCCTGCGCTGCGGGACATCACCTGCAATGAAGCGCACACCGTCTGTTTTCTGGACTTAGAAGAGTATGTGGATAACCCCACCCCGGCGGTGATGGCCCGCGACTTTCTGATCCTGCTCAATGAGTTCTTTCGTGCACCCAAGGTCGATCCCCAGGCGATCGGCCAGGCGATCTGTAACTGGCGCGATCTGGCCCCCGATAGCGCATGGCTGTGTGCACTCAAGCTACACAAGCGCTTTCACTGGGTGCGCCACATCGCACGGCTGATCCTGCGCTTTAAGGATAACGAAGAGTCCAAGCGGATCATCCAGACCATAGCAGCCCTGGATCCTTATCAGCAGGGCAAATAA